From the Ctenopharyngodon idella isolate HZGC_01 chromosome 3, HZGC01, whole genome shotgun sequence genome, one window contains:
- the prf1.9 gene encoding perforin 1.9 has protein sequence MIPIAILWFGLFLHLPTPTSPACFRGKEAECQDADFAPGSDLAGEGFDITKMQRLGTFVIDMSKWELKNNTCNLCKNPFMNNKKQKLPLSVVYWRATQKCSMSLSSSIYESSESLVSSSTSSVENNWKAGLGIGNVMNKMSLMFAGTNSRLAVYSMRKTKKDKYSFIKQSASCGYYSYRISSHSPIHQELNLDFTNLPETYDNQTKESYLSLVEKFGTHYIVQVKLGGAVQSVTSVQQCKASLQDLSTDEVKTCLDVEASASVTGRISVDTAYRHCKQTEDKKLSKHSFAHRFSDRLTEITGGHTQDTALLFSATNDPGAYKQWLSSVPGKPDVISFSLKPLHMLMPVKNPKYGQLRRAIRDYILQRALWKNCSSPCKVGIARNPKEPCVCSCHNSPGVKANCCPTQRGIAQITVIVKKATGLWGDYFTQTDGYVKVLRNHKVFLGETPVIWNRNSPTWNWKFDLGSFVLSQFGGLRLEVWDRDNKWDDDLLGACNIQLNNGKKSNFCSLNHGMLYYKTSVTCGPSLTGSLCTEYVGFPMSSHLEKLYVSRHARPIPEDVLVKMGVLLKERRFQFSQTSDPKRKTQTL, from the exons ATGATTCCTATAGCTATCCTGTGGTTTGGGCTTTTTCTGCACCTTCCTACTCCAACCAGCCCAGCGTGTTTTCGGGGTAAAGAAGCAGAGTGTCAAGATGCTGATTTTGCACCAGGATCTGATTTGGCTGGGGAGGGTTTCGACATAACTAAGATGCAACGCCTGGGGACTTTCGTCATCGACATGAGTAAGTGGGagctcaaaaacaacacatgtaACCTGTGCAAAAATCCATTCATGAACAACAAAAAGCAGAAGCTCCCATTGTCTGTGGTTTACTGGAGGGCCACCCAAAAGTGCAGCATGTCATTATCCAGCTCCATTTATGAGTCCAGCGAGTCCCTTGTCAGTTCCAGCACCTCCTCCGTAGAGAACAACTGGAAAGCCGGCCTGGGAATAGGCAATGTGATGAATAAGATGTCGCTGATGTTCGCTGGAACTAACTCTAGACTCGCTGTGTATTCAATGAGGAAGACCAAAAAGGACAAGTACAGCTTCATCAAACAGTCTGCGTCCTGCGGATACTACAG CTACAGGATTTCCAGCCACTCTCCAATACATCAAGAACTAAACCTTGATTTCACAAACCTTCCAGAGACATATGACAACCAAACAAAAGAAAGCTACTTGTCACTTGTTGAAAAGTTTGGCACACATTACATTGTCCAG GTGAAACTGGGTGGAGCTGTGCAATCTGTGACCAGTGTCCAACAATGCAAGGCTTCTCTACAGGACCTCAGTACAGATGAGGTCAAAACATGTCTGGACGTCGAGGCATCTGCAAGTGTAACAGGGAGGATTAGTGTAGACACAGCATACCGTCACTGTAAACAGACCGAAGACAAAAAACTGAGCAAGCACAGTTTTGCTCACAGATTTAGTGACAG gttAACTGAAATCACTGGTGGCCACACTCAAGACACTGCGCTTCTCTTCTCAGCCACCAATGATCCTGGAGCTTACAAACAGTGGCTCTCCTCAGTGCCAGGAAAACCAGATGTAATTTCCTTTTCATTGAAACCACTCCATATGTTGATGCCAGTCAAGAACCCAAAATACGGCCAATTACGCCGAGCCATTCGTGACTACATACTGCAGAGGGCCCTTTGGAAGAACTGCTCCTCACCTTGCAAGGTCGGTATTGCAAGAAACCCCAAGGAACCCTGTGTGTGCAGCTGTCATAACAGCCCTGGAGTAAAAGCAAACTGCTGCCCTACACAGCGTGGAATTGCTCAAATTACTGTAATTGTGAAAAAGGCGACAGGTCTATGGGGAGATTACTTCACACAGACTGATGGGTATGTCAAGGTCCTGAGAAATCACAAGGTCTTTCTAGGGGAGACGCCAGTGATTTGGAACCGAAACTCACCAACATGGAACTGGAAGTTTGATCTCGGCAGCTTCGTTCTCTCTCAGTTTGGGGGTCTGAGACTAGAGGTGTGGGATAGAGACAACAAGTGGGACGATGACTTACTTGGGGCGTGCAACATACAACTGAATAATGGCAAAAAAAGTAACTTCTGTTCACTCAACCATGGTATGCTGTACTACAAAACATCTGTAACTTGTGGTCCTAGTTTAACTGGCTCCTTATGCACAGAGTACGTGGGCTTTCCAATGTCTTCCCATCTGGAGAAGTTATATGTGTCACGACATGCCCGGCCCATCCCGGAAGATGTGCTCGTGAAAATGGGGGTGCTTTTAAAAGAGCGCCGCTTTCAGTTCAGTCAGACCAGTGATCCTAAAAGAAAAACTCAGACTTTGTGA
- the prf1.1 gene encoding perforin-1.1 gives MWAGLVIYLFLPVVQSCAKGKPNECAEASFAPGSNLAGEGYDVTKMQRKGAFVINTDVWRRKDKSCTLCTNPYMDRVKQRLPISVVDWRPSQKCNIKISSSLYQSSEDLVSSSTSSIENNWAANLGIDTGKNSGSFMVAGTNSKLAEYSMEKTKKDKFNFASQSISCAFYSYRVSNKPVLHPEFKRSVKELPKTYNLDLKPRFYKFINTYGTHYITKVTLGGSVQSVTSIRQCETALQGLSVDEVKTCLDVEASASVYGRVDMKAETKHCNEDKDKTEHKSSFSSRFNDRLTDIIGGHTTEPELLFSGGKDPSAYKEWLASLPQNPDVISYSLESLHELISSKDPVRKHLRQAIHDYILEKSLWRNCTDSCKNGVKTNQNNPCVCTCHNNPGITPDCCPSQRGLSRVKVTIVRAQGLWGDQTTATDGYVKVFDKHNVQVGRTDMITNNNSPYWGRTFDLGDVVLAENEKMKLEVWDEDSKWDDDLLGTCEVPIKAGQNDNFCNLNHGVLFYKTEVTCAPSLSGTYCSKYVGSPMNFHLEKVYVSRNARPVPAEILRSKGVLLDKLYVYQKTNYSAKTIL, from the exons ATGTGGGCTGGGCTTGTTATTTACCTCTTTCTGCCCGTCGTGCAGTCATGCGCTAAAGGTAAACCGAATGAATGTGCAGAAGCATCCTTCGCCCCCGGGTCCAACCTTGCCGGAGAAGGATACGATGTGACCAAGATGCAGCGCAAGGGAGCCTTTGTCATTAACACAGATGTCTGGAGGCGAAAGGACAAATCATGCACTCTTTGCACGAACCCCTATATGGACAGGGTAAAGCAAAGGCTTCCTATATCTGTGGTGGACTGGAGACCCAGCCAAAAGTGCAACATAAAAATATCAAGTTCCCTGTACCAGTCCAGCGAGGACCTGGTAAGCTCCAGCACCTCCTCTATTGAGAACAACTGGGCTGCAAATTTGGGGATAGATACTGGGAAAAACAGTGGTTCATTCATGGTGGCTGGAACTAATTCGAAACTTGCGGAGTACTCGATGGAGAAGACCAAAAAGGACAAGTTCAATTTCGCCAGTCAAAGTATTTCTTGTGCCTTTTACAG CTACAGGGTCTCCAACAAGCCTGTTCTCCATCCCGAGTTCAAGCGCTCTGTGAAGGAGCTTCCCAAGACATACAATCTTGATTTAAAACCACGTTTCTACAAGTTTATTAACACCTATGGAACCCATTACATCACTAAG GTAACTCTTGGTGGAAGCGTACAGTCTGTGACCAGTATCAGACAGTGTGAGACCGCTCTACAGGGCCTAAGTGTGGATGAAGTGAAGACATGCTTGGATGTCGAAGCAAGTGCCAGCGTTTATGGCAGAGTAGATATGAAAGCAGAAACTAAGCATTGTAATGAAGACAAGGACAAAACAGAGCACAAAAGCAGCTTCTCCAGCCGCTTTAATGACAG GCTGACCGACATCATTGGAGGTCACACCACAGAGCCCGAGCTCCTTTTCTCAGGAGGAAAAGACCCGTCAGCGTACAAAGAATGGCTTGCATCCCTTCCGCAAAACCCAGATGTGATTTCTTACTCTCTGGAGTCGCTTCATGAGCTTATCTCCTCCAAAGATCCAGTGCGCAAGCACCTGCGCCAAGCCATCCATGACTACATTTTGGAAAAGTCCCTCTGGAGGAACTGCACCGACTCTTGCAAAAATGGTGTCAAAACCAACCAAAACAATCCATGTGTTTGCACTTGTCACAACAATCCAGGGATCACACCAGATTGCTGCCCATCCCAGCGTGGACTTTCTCGGGTGAAGGTCACAATCGTGAGGGCTCAGGGTCTATGGGGCGACCAAACCACAGCAACAGATGGGTACGTTAAAGTGTTCGACAAACATAACGTGCAGGTTGGACGCACCGATATGATCACAAATAACAACTCACCCTACTGGGGGAGGACCTTTGATCTGGGTGATGTTGTCCTGGCTGAGAATGAGAAGATGAAACTGGAGGTGTGGGATGAAGATAGTAAATGGGACGACGATTTGCTGGGAACCTGTGAAGTACCCATAAAAGCAGGTCAGAATGATAATTTCTGCAATTTAAATCATGGTGTGCTGTTCTATAAAACAGAAGTGACATGCGCCCCAAGTTTGTCAGGCACCTATTGCTCAAAGTATGTGGGTTCTCCGATGAACTTTCACCTGGAGAAGGTATACGTGTCTCGAAATGCACGACCTGTGCCAGCAGAAATACTACGGAGCAAGGGAGTGCTTCTGGACAAACTTTACGTATATCAGAAGACAAATTACAGCGCTAAAACTATTTTGTAG